From one Microbulbifer sp. A4B17 genomic stretch:
- the folP gene encoding dihydropteroate synthase, which produces MKIICGNHTLDLSQPVVMGVLNTTPDSFSDGGNYYASGNLDLTLALQRAEQMLSEGAKILDIGGESTRPGASPVTEQQELDRVVPVVEAIKANFDAIISVDTSTPAVMRESAAVGAGLINDVRALERPGALDAAVKSGLAICLMHMQGQPGTMQDDPSYTDVVEDVARYLQKRVDLCIDLGVTRDRLILDPGFGFGKTDEHNLALLRNLSQLAPADMPILAGLSRKSMIGRLLDRDVDGRLPGSLALAMLATQKGARILRVHDVAETVDVLRMQQLVCSEI; this is translated from the coding sequence ATGAAAATTATTTGTGGTAACCACACCTTAGACCTCTCTCAACCGGTGGTTATGGGGGTTCTGAATACAACGCCGGACTCCTTTTCCGACGGTGGCAATTACTATGCCTCCGGTAACCTGGACTTGACCCTGGCTCTGCAGAGAGCAGAACAGATGCTATCTGAGGGAGCGAAAATCTTGGATATTGGCGGAGAATCGACACGCCCTGGCGCATCGCCGGTCACCGAGCAGCAGGAGCTGGATCGGGTAGTGCCGGTGGTGGAGGCAATCAAAGCGAACTTTGACGCGATTATCTCTGTCGATACCAGTACTCCGGCAGTGATGCGTGAGTCAGCTGCGGTAGGGGCGGGACTGATCAATGATGTTCGCGCCCTGGAGCGCCCCGGTGCACTGGATGCAGCCGTCAAGAGTGGCCTGGCGATCTGCCTGATGCATATGCAGGGTCAGCCCGGCACTATGCAGGATGATCCGTCTTACACTGATGTTGTAGAGGATGTCGCCAGGTATCTGCAGAAACGGGTCGATCTCTGTATCGATCTGGGGGTGACACGGGACCGGCTTATTCTCGACCCGGGTTTTGGCTTTGGCAAAACCGATGAGCACAATTTGGCGTTGTTGCGTAATTTGTCGCAGCTGGCGCCGGCGGATATGCCCATACTGGCAGGCTTGTCGCGCAAGTCGATGATCGGCCGCCTGCTCGATCGAGATGTAGATGGCCGCCTCCCCGGTAGCCTGGCCCTGGCCATGTTAGCTACGCAAAAGGGTGCAAGAATTTTACGTGTCCACGATGTTGCGGAAACCGTGGATGTGTTGCGCATGCAGCAATTGGTTTGCAGCGAAATTTGA